In Marisediminicola antarctica, one DNA window encodes the following:
- a CDS encoding amino acid ABC transporter permease produces the protein MSSESPIQAIRLRHPWRNVFAVVLIAGAALFVVDAAGRPAYDWPAVAQYVFDRRITQAAVNTLQLTVYSMIIAIVLGVILAIMRLSPNPVVKSVAWFYLWVFRGTPVYVQLVFWGLLSIIYQSIDIGIPFMEPFYSFQTNAALNTFTLAIIGLALNEAAYMAEIVRAGLLSVDRGQEEAATALGMGWFQTMRRVIVPQSMRIIIPPTGNEVISMLKTTSLVTAVPYSFDLYTRSRDISAETFNPIPMLIVASLWYLFFTSILMVGQHFLERRFARGVGDRRPDKKGSAPTGTGAVPQVTGTHPTVVAPTPTTNPPSGPGREGPG, from the coding sequence ATGAGCAGTGAGAGCCCCATCCAGGCCATCCGGCTGCGTCACCCGTGGCGCAACGTATTCGCCGTGGTCCTCATCGCCGGGGCCGCGTTGTTCGTCGTCGACGCCGCCGGGCGCCCGGCCTATGACTGGCCGGCGGTCGCGCAGTACGTGTTCGACCGCCGCATCACCCAGGCCGCTGTCAACACGCTGCAGCTGACGGTCTATTCGATGATCATCGCGATCGTGCTCGGTGTGATCCTCGCGATCATGCGGCTCTCCCCGAACCCCGTAGTCAAGAGCGTGGCGTGGTTCTACCTCTGGGTATTCCGGGGAACCCCCGTGTATGTGCAGCTCGTGTTCTGGGGCCTGCTGTCGATCATCTACCAGAGCATCGACATCGGCATCCCGTTCATGGAGCCGTTCTACTCGTTCCAGACCAATGCGGCACTGAACACGTTCACGCTCGCCATCATCGGGCTCGCCCTCAACGAGGCGGCCTACATGGCCGAGATCGTGCGGGCCGGCCTGCTGTCGGTTGACCGGGGCCAGGAGGAGGCCGCGACGGCCCTCGGTATGGGCTGGTTCCAGACCATGCGCCGGGTCATCGTGCCGCAGTCGATGCGCATCATCATCCCGCCGACGGGCAACGAGGTGATCTCGATGCTCAAGACGACGTCGCTGGTCACGGCGGTGCCCTACAGTTTCGATCTCTATACGCGGTCGAGGGACATCTCGGCGGAGACCTTCAACCCCATCCCCATGCTCATCGTCGCGTCGCTGTGGTACCTGTTCTTCACCTCCATTCTCATGGTGGGCCAGCACTTTCTCGAGAGGCGCTTCGCCCGCGGCGTCGGCGACCGCCGCCCTGACAAGAAGGGCAGCGCGCCGACCGGGACCGGAGCGGTGCCACAGGTCACGGGCACCCACCCGACGGTCGTTGCCCCGACCCCGACCACGAACCCGCCATCGGGGCCGGGCAGGGAAGGCCCCGGATGA
- a CDS encoding ABC transporter substrate-binding protein, producing MRARFTVPALATVAVMLLAGCVDNSTPGTDTGSPREVTVDEAAVALLPEDVANSGTLLVGTDPTYAPNEFKDEAGAPIGWGIELAEAIAAKLGLEPEFQVSKFDNIIPSVTGGKVNIGMSSFTDTVERQEQVDFVNYYTAGIQWASAAGNDIDPDDACGLKVAVQATTYEDTTEVPAKSEACVADGKPAIEKIQFDTQDAATNAVVLGQADAMSADSPVTLYAIAQTGDQLQLAGDTFDVAPYGVAVGKDSGLAEAIQAALQAMVDDGTYGDILDEWGVTDGAIDEITINAAANG from the coding sequence ATGCGTGCAAGATTCACTGTCCCGGCACTCGCGACCGTCGCCGTTATGCTCCTCGCCGGATGCGTCGACAACTCGACCCCCGGCACCGACACAGGCTCGCCCCGGGAGGTCACCGTCGACGAGGCCGCGGTCGCCCTGCTCCCCGAGGACGTGGCGAACTCAGGCACCCTCCTTGTCGGGACAGACCCGACCTACGCGCCCAATGAGTTCAAGGACGAGGCGGGGGCCCCGATCGGCTGGGGCATCGAGCTCGCCGAGGCCATCGCTGCGAAGCTCGGCCTCGAGCCGGAGTTCCAAGTCTCGAAGTTCGACAACATCATCCCGAGCGTGACGGGGGGCAAGGTCAACATCGGCATGTCGTCGTTCACCGACACGGTCGAGCGGCAAGAGCAGGTCGACTTCGTCAACTACTACACGGCGGGCATCCAATGGGCCTCCGCCGCCGGAAACGACATCGATCCGGACGACGCGTGCGGGCTCAAGGTCGCCGTTCAGGCGACGACGTACGAAGACACCACCGAGGTGCCCGCAAAGAGCGAGGCATGCGTTGCCGATGGCAAGCCCGCGATCGAGAAGATCCAGTTCGACACGCAGGATGCCGCGACCAACGCCGTCGTGCTCGGCCAGGCCGACGCCATGAGCGCCGACTCTCCGGTGACCCTGTACGCCATCGCCCAGACCGGCGACCAGCTGCAGCTGGCGGGCGATACCTTCGACGTGGCGCCGTACGGCGTCGCCGTGGGCAAGGACTCCGGACTCGCCGAGGCGATTCAGGCTGCGCTGCAGGCGATGGTCGATGACGGAACCTACGGCGACATCCTCGACGAGTGGGGCGTCACAGACGGCGCCATCGACGAGATCACGATCAACGCCGCCGCGAACGGCTAG
- a CDS encoding glycoside hydrolase domain-containing protein — protein MKRIFGALVAVLATTTLIGPLAGAPAAAAPPAGSYAAVQAAGNVPAPGSYAGSGFDACSAPTQNLMSVWLTASPYRAVGIYISGSNRFCSQPQLTPFWITTQQAAGWHLLPIHMGLQPYCTTSTKEFRFTAANAAVSGRAAASEAVAAARALGLATGTALFLDVEAYSTSDPTCRAAVLSYQSNWTARLHDLGFLSGFYSSLSSGIADQVSAYPSSSWVRPDYLWFARYDGIATVSNPAIPASYWPGRRIKQYQSPAQTGGAETWGGLSLEVDRNQLDVTPVPATAFGDFGGNGWSDLIARQASTGSLFLYAGNGNGFAAASRIGIGWNGMSSITRFGDFNGDGREDVIARARSTGSLWLYHGTGTTVTAPVQIGVGWNGMREITPIGDHDGDGRPDVLAVHSATGCLYIYYGRGTSLINGSRIGCGWNAMSELTGGGDFNRDGRVDLIARQDATGHLLLYPGRAGGFGAPVRIGIGWNGMRDITGVGDFDRDGFTDVIAVSATTGDLFRYPGRGTQLSTGLKVGHGWGGMAPLF, from the coding sequence ATGAAGCGAATATTCGGGGCACTTGTCGCAGTGCTCGCAACAACAACGCTCATCGGTCCGCTGGCAGGCGCTCCGGCCGCTGCGGCGCCGCCCGCGGGGTCCTACGCCGCCGTGCAGGCCGCCGGCAACGTCCCCGCGCCGGGGTCCTACGCCGGATCTGGCTTCGACGCGTGCAGCGCGCCGACACAGAACCTCATGTCTGTGTGGCTGACCGCGTCCCCCTATCGCGCGGTCGGCATCTACATCAGCGGCAGCAACCGGTTCTGCAGCCAGCCGCAGCTGACTCCTTTCTGGATCACCACCCAACAGGCGGCCGGCTGGCACCTCCTGCCGATCCACATGGGCCTCCAGCCCTACTGCACCACCTCGACCAAGGAATTTCGCTTCACGGCCGCGAACGCGGCTGTTTCCGGGCGAGCCGCGGCCAGTGAGGCGGTTGCCGCGGCGCGGGCGCTCGGACTCGCGACCGGCACGGCGCTCTTCCTCGATGTCGAGGCCTACAGCACCAGCGACCCGACCTGCCGTGCGGCTGTTCTGAGTTACCAGAGCAACTGGACTGCCCGTCTGCACGATCTGGGGTTCCTCTCGGGCTTCTACAGCAGCCTTTCCTCCGGTATCGCCGATCAGGTCTCCGCCTACCCGTCGTCGTCGTGGGTCCGGCCCGACTATCTCTGGTTTGCGAGGTACGACGGGATTGCGACCGTCTCGAACCCGGCCATTCCTGCGAGCTACTGGCCAGGGCGCCGAATCAAGCAGTACCAGTCCCCCGCCCAGACCGGAGGCGCCGAGACCTGGGGCGGGCTGTCCCTTGAGGTGGATCGGAACCAGCTCGACGTGACCCCGGTTCCCGCGACGGCGTTCGGCGACTTTGGTGGCAACGGCTGGTCTGACCTCATCGCCCGCCAGGCATCTACTGGCTCCCTCTTTCTCTACGCCGGCAACGGGAACGGTTTCGCCGCCGCCTCGCGTATCGGCATCGGCTGGAACGGGATGAGCTCGATCACGCGGTTCGGCGACTTCAACGGGGATGGGCGGGAGGATGTCATCGCGCGCGCGCGGTCGACGGGGTCCCTGTGGCTTTATCACGGAACCGGGACCACGGTGACAGCACCGGTGCAGATCGGCGTTGGCTGGAACGGTATGCGCGAGATCACCCCCATCGGCGATCACGACGGCGACGGTCGCCCCGATGTTCTGGCTGTGCACAGCGCCACCGGATGCCTCTATATCTACTACGGGCGGGGCACGAGCCTCATCAACGGGTCGCGGATCGGCTGCGGGTGGAACGCGATGAGCGAACTCACCGGCGGCGGTGACTTCAACCGGGACGGCCGTGTCGACCTCATCGCCCGGCAGGACGCGACCGGGCACCTCTTGCTCTATCCCGGCAGGGCGGGTGGCTTTGGAGCGCCAGTGCGGATCGGAATCGGGTGGAACGGCATGCGCGACATCACGGGTGTGGGTGACTTTGATCGCGACGGTTTCACGGATGTGATCGCCGTCAGCGCCACGACGGGCGACCTATTCCGGTATCCGGGTCGCGGCACGCAACTGTCGACGGGGCTGAAGGTCGGACACGGATGGGGCGGGATGGCCCCGTTATTCTGA
- a CDS encoding D-alanine--D-alanine ligase family protein codes for MTHDNGTEKLVVAVLFGGRSSEHSISCATAGGVLAAIDRDRYDVIPIGITVDGAFTLQPDDATVFALDPEALPSVPDNGTRVHWPASSVSRELTVTDAAGATRGLGDIDIVFPILHGPFGEDGTIQGLLELIGLPYVGAGVLASAVGMDKHFSKSVLQHSGIAVAPWRTVSAREWAASPDAVASAADALGWPVFVKPARAGSSVGVSRADSAADLPAAMAVALAEDSKVLIEARLVGREIECGVIGGRRGEAPRVSVAGEIIVRGAGFYDFTAKYLDAGGVDLVCPASLTPDELTEMQRLAALAFEAIGAAGLARVDFFLTDSGFVINELNTMPGFTPISMFPKCWMATGLSYPKLIDELIEIGLETVR; via the coding sequence ATGACGCACGACAACGGCACGGAAAAGCTCGTCGTCGCCGTCCTGTTCGGCGGCCGCTCCAGTGAGCACTCGATCAGCTGCGCCACGGCCGGGGGAGTGCTCGCCGCGATCGACCGCGACAGGTACGACGTCATCCCGATCGGTATCACCGTCGACGGCGCGTTCACCCTTCAACCGGATGATGCCACCGTGTTCGCCCTCGACCCGGAGGCCCTGCCCAGCGTGCCCGACAACGGCACCCGCGTGCACTGGCCGGCCTCCTCCGTCTCGCGCGAGCTGACCGTGACGGATGCTGCCGGCGCGACCCGCGGCCTCGGCGACATCGACATCGTGTTTCCGATCCTGCACGGACCGTTCGGCGAGGACGGCACCATCCAGGGCCTGCTCGAGCTCATCGGGCTGCCGTACGTCGGCGCCGGCGTGCTCGCGTCGGCGGTCGGCATGGACAAGCACTTCTCTAAGTCCGTGTTGCAGCACTCCGGCATCGCCGTGGCCCCGTGGCGCACGGTGTCCGCGCGCGAATGGGCGGCGTCTCCCGACGCCGTCGCTTCGGCGGCGGATGCGCTCGGCTGGCCCGTGTTCGTGAAGCCGGCGCGTGCCGGCTCGAGCGTCGGGGTCTCCCGGGCGGACTCGGCCGCAGATCTTCCCGCCGCCATGGCCGTTGCCCTCGCCGAAGACAGCAAGGTGCTCATCGAAGCGCGGCTTGTCGGCCGCGAGATCGAATGCGGAGTGATCGGCGGACGACGCGGCGAAGCGCCTCGCGTCTCGGTGGCCGGCGAGATCATCGTGCGAGGCGCTGGCTTCTACGACTTCACCGCCAAGTACCTCGACGCCGGTGGCGTCGACCTCGTCTGCCCAGCCTCGCTCACCCCGGACGAGCTCACCGAGATGCAGCGCCTCGCCGCGCTCGCGTTCGAGGCGATCGGGGCAGCGGGTCTCGCCCGCGTCGACTTCTTTCTTACTGATTCGGGCTTCGTTATCAACGAGCTCAACACGATGCCGGGCTTCACCCCGATCTCGATGTTTCCCAAGTGCTGGATGGCCACCGGGCTCAGCTACCCAAAACTCATCGACGAGCTCATCGAGATCGGGCTCGAAACGGTTCGCTGA
- a CDS encoding NAD(P)H-dependent glycerol-3-phosphate dehydrogenase — protein MPIRIVSPGSRRVAVLGAGSWGTTFGKILADGGSDVAIWARRPELAREISESKRNSDYLPGINLPRRLWSSSLLPDVLEGAEYVFVSVPSQSVRENLLIVRELIPKDTIVVSLMKGVEKGTGMRMSEVIREVLDIDEDRIAVASGPNLALEIAKEQPTAAVVSSTSMETATAVAVAATNPYFRSYVNTDVIGTEFGGVLKNLIAVAIGIVDGVGYGENTKASIITRGLVEMTDFAVAYGARPETLSGLAGLGDLIATCESSLSRNNTAGRLLGQGYSFSDVVAQMNQTAEGLASVAPVLRLAEAKGVDMPIVAQVAQVLAGTMNPRDIAPHLTTDSDEPRPES, from the coding sequence ATGCCCATCCGGATCGTCTCACCCGGATCGCGCCGCGTCGCCGTGCTCGGTGCCGGCAGCTGGGGAACCACCTTCGGCAAGATCCTCGCCGACGGCGGCTCCGACGTCGCGATCTGGGCGCGCCGCCCGGAGCTTGCGCGCGAGATCTCGGAGAGCAAGCGCAACAGTGACTACCTGCCCGGCATCAACCTCCCTCGGCGGCTCTGGTCGAGCTCGCTGCTGCCCGACGTGCTCGAGGGCGCCGAGTACGTGTTCGTGTCGGTGCCGAGCCAGTCGGTGCGCGAGAACCTGCTCATCGTGCGCGAGCTCATCCCGAAGGACACCATCGTGGTGAGTCTCATGAAGGGCGTCGAGAAGGGCACCGGGATGCGCATGAGCGAGGTGATCCGCGAGGTGCTCGACATCGACGAGGACCGCATCGCCGTGGCATCCGGCCCCAACCTGGCTCTCGAGATCGCCAAGGAGCAGCCGACGGCCGCGGTCGTCTCCTCGACGAGCATGGAGACGGCGACGGCGGTCGCGGTCGCGGCGACCAACCCGTACTTTCGCTCCTACGTCAACACCGACGTCATCGGCACGGAGTTCGGCGGCGTGCTCAAGAACCTCATCGCCGTGGCGATCGGCATTGTCGACGGCGTCGGCTACGGAGAGAACACGAAGGCCTCGATCATCACCCGCGGCCTGGTCGAGATGACCGACTTCGCGGTCGCCTATGGCGCGCGCCCGGAGACGCTCTCAGGTCTCGCGGGACTCGGCGACCTGATCGCGACATGCGAGTCGTCGCTCTCGCGCAACAACACCGCCGGGCGACTGCTCGGCCAGGGCTACAGCTTCTCCGACGTCGTGGCGCAGATGAACCAGACTGCGGAGGGGCTCGCTTCGGTGGCCCCGGTGCTGCGGCTCGCCGAGGCGAAGGGCGTCGACATGCCAATCGTCGCCCAGGTGGCGCAGGTGCTCGCCGGCACCATGAACCCGCGCGACATCGCCCCCCACCTGACGACCGACAGCGACGAACCACGACCGGAGTCCTGA
- a CDS encoding lysophospholipid acyltransferase family protein, whose amino-acid sequence MSQHTSEKTPIFRFLAVLLLPFMHLVARYRIHDGDRMPKTGAFVLSPNHYSEIDPVVIGVVMWKLGRMPRYLAKASLFKYPVLGALLRASGQIPVERAGAMRGNDPLVAARKIVDDGLAVVIYPEGSLTRDPDMWPMRGKAGAVRMALEADIPLIPIAHWGTQLVMPRYGKRISLFPRKTIHVKVGDPVDLSAFRGKPLDGQALVTATALVMDAVTALLEELRGEKAPAQRWDPSKNNQKETGRF is encoded by the coding sequence TTGTCCCAGCACACGTCTGAAAAGACCCCGATCTTCAGGTTCCTCGCCGTTCTGCTGCTGCCGTTCATGCACCTCGTGGCGCGCTATCGCATCCACGACGGCGACAGAATGCCCAAAACGGGCGCGTTCGTGCTGTCGCCGAATCACTACAGCGAGATCGACCCCGTCGTCATCGGCGTCGTGATGTGGAAGCTCGGACGGATGCCCAGGTACCTGGCCAAGGCGAGCCTGTTCAAGTACCCGGTGCTCGGCGCACTGCTGCGCGCCTCCGGCCAGATCCCGGTGGAGCGCGCCGGAGCCATGCGCGGCAACGACCCGCTCGTCGCCGCACGCAAGATCGTGGACGACGGGCTCGCCGTCGTGATCTACCCCGAGGGCTCGCTCACCCGTGACCCCGACATGTGGCCGATGCGAGGCAAGGCCGGGGCGGTGCGGATGGCGCTCGAAGCCGACATCCCGCTCATTCCGATCGCCCACTGGGGCACGCAACTCGTGATGCCCCGCTACGGCAAGCGCATCAGTCTCTTCCCCCGCAAGACAATCCACGTGAAGGTCGGCGACCCGGTCGACCTGTCGGCGTTCCGCGGCAAGCCGCTCGATGGCCAAGCGCTGGTCACTGCGACCGCGCTCGTCATGGATGCCGTCACGGCGCTGCTCGAGGAGCTGCGCGGCGAGAAGGCCCCGGCGCAGCGCTGGGACCCTTCGAAGAACAACCAGAAAGAGACCGGTCGCTTTTGA
- the murA gene encoding UDP-N-acetylglucosamine 1-carboxyvinyltransferase: protein MIPLVTDAQKAGARVGLKSDSIVINGGKRLEGRIEVRGAKNLATKAMVAALLGDTPSLLKGVPEISDVGVVRGLLEVYGVKVTSPSPGELSFDTSRVESAHFAEIDAHAGASRIPILFCGPLLHRLGEARIPDLGGCRIGDRPIDFHLDALRQFGAVIEKGFEGIHLTAPDGLRGADIELPYPSVGATEQVLLTAVLATGTTELKNAAIEPEIMDLIAILQKMGAIISVEPNRVILIEGVERLDGYNHRALFDRNEVASWAAAALVTHGDIFVGGARQTEMMAFLNVFRKVGGAFDVQEDGIRFWHPGGDLKPVTIETDVHPGFMTDWQQPLIVALTQAHGVSIVHETVYENRFGFTEALNEMGAQIVVHKEGLPDHPRRVARRDFEQAAVITGPTELHGANIYVPDLRGGFSHLIAALSAEGQSVISNIGIISRGYEHIIDKLETLGADFVYEG from the coding sequence ATGATTCCTCTCGTCACGGATGCCCAAAAGGCAGGAGCACGTGTGGGCCTGAAATCGGACTCGATCGTCATCAACGGGGGCAAGCGCCTCGAGGGGCGCATCGAGGTGCGGGGAGCGAAGAACCTCGCGACCAAGGCCATGGTCGCCGCGCTGCTGGGCGATACGCCGAGTCTGCTCAAGGGCGTTCCCGAGATCAGTGATGTCGGAGTCGTTCGCGGGCTCCTCGAGGTGTACGGGGTCAAGGTCACGAGCCCCTCGCCCGGCGAGCTGAGCTTCGACACCAGCCGGGTGGAGAGCGCGCACTTCGCCGAGATCGACGCGCACGCGGGCGCCAGCCGCATCCCGATCCTGTTCTGCGGTCCCCTCCTGCACCGACTCGGCGAGGCCCGCATCCCGGACCTCGGCGGATGCCGCATCGGCGACCGCCCGATCGACTTCCACCTCGACGCCCTGCGCCAGTTCGGTGCGGTCATCGAGAAGGGCTTCGAGGGCATCCACCTCACCGCGCCGGACGGGCTCAGGGGCGCCGACATCGAGCTGCCCTACCCGAGCGTCGGGGCGACCGAGCAGGTGCTGCTGACCGCGGTGCTCGCCACGGGAACCACCGAGCTCAAGAACGCGGCCATCGAGCCCGAGATCATGGATCTCATCGCGATCCTGCAGAAGATGGGCGCGATCATCTCGGTCGAACCCAACCGCGTGATCCTGATCGAGGGTGTCGAACGACTCGACGGGTACAACCACCGCGCCCTGTTCGACCGCAACGAGGTCGCGAGCTGGGCTGCGGCCGCACTCGTCACCCACGGCGATATCTTCGTCGGTGGGGCCCGCCAGACCGAGATGATGGCCTTCCTCAACGTCTTCCGCAAGGTCGGCGGTGCGTTCGACGTGCAGGAGGACGGCATCCGCTTCTGGCACCCGGGCGGTGACCTCAAGCCCGTCACCATCGAGACGGACGTGCACCCCGGGTTCATGACCGACTGGCAGCAGCCGCTCATCGTCGCTCTCACCCAGGCGCACGGCGTGTCGATCGTGCACGAAACCGTCTACGAGAACCGCTTCGGATTCACCGAGGCCCTGAACGAGATGGGCGCCCAGATCGTCGTGCACAAGGAGGGGCTGCCCGACCACCCGCGCCGCGTCGCCCGCCGCGACTTCGAGCAGGCCGCCGTGATTACGGGCCCGACGGAGCTGCACGGCGCGAACATCTACGTTCCCGACCTGCGTGGCGGGTTCAGCCACCTCATCGCGGCGCTGAGCGCCGAGGGCCAGTCGGTCATCAGCAACATCGGCATCATCAGTCGCGGGTACGAGCACATCATCGACAAGCTCGAGACGCTCGGCGCCGACTTCGTCTACGAAGGCTGA
- the leuD gene encoding 3-isopropylmalate dehydratase small subunit yields the protein MEKVLSITGIAAPLAESNVDTDQIIPAVFLKRITKTGFDDALFHAWRQDPGFVLNRPEFQGAKVLIAGPDFGTGSSREHAVWALRDFGFAAVLSPRFGDIFRGNSGKQGLLAGEISEADAATIWAIIEQSPGIEATVDLVAKTVTVGDFTTGFQIDDYTRWRLLEGLDDISLTLRDEARITQFEDRRESWRPRTLPAK from the coding sequence ATGGAAAAGGTTCTGAGCATCACCGGGATCGCCGCGCCTCTCGCCGAGTCGAACGTCGACACCGACCAGATCATCCCCGCCGTGTTCCTCAAGCGGATCACCAAGACCGGGTTCGACGACGCGCTATTCCACGCGTGGCGGCAGGATCCGGGATTCGTGCTCAACCGGCCAGAGTTCCAGGGGGCGAAGGTACTCATCGCCGGCCCCGATTTCGGAACCGGGTCTAGCCGTGAACACGCCGTCTGGGCGCTGCGCGACTTCGGCTTTGCTGCGGTGCTGAGCCCTCGGTTCGGCGATATCTTCCGGGGCAACTCGGGCAAGCAGGGCCTCCTCGCGGGCGAGATCAGCGAGGCGGATGCCGCCACGATCTGGGCGATCATCGAGCAGTCGCCGGGTATCGAGGCGACGGTCGACCTCGTAGCCAAGACGGTCACCGTCGGCGATTTCACCACCGGATTCCAGATCGACGACTACACTCGCTGGCGGCTGCTCGAAGGCCTCGACGACATCAGCCTTACGCTGCGCGACGAGGCGCGCATCACCCAGTTCGAGGACCGTCGGGAATCCTGGCGGCCGAGAACCCTCCCCGCCAAGTGA
- the leuC gene encoding 3-isopropylmalate dehydratase large subunit, with translation MGRTLAEKVWDDHLVVEGADGNPDLLYIDLHLLHEVTSPQAFEGLRLAGRPVRRPDLTIATEDHNTPTLDIDKPIADLTSRTQIETLRNNAAEFGVRLHSLGDIEQGIVHVVGPQLGLTMPGITVVCGDSHTSTHGAFGAMAFGIGTSEVEHVLATQTLPLTPFKTMAITVEGTLRSGVTAKDIILAVIAKIGTGGGQGYVLEYRGSAIRALSMEGRMTICNMSIEAGARAGMIAPDQTTYDYLEGRPHAPTGADWHAAVAYWETLATDADAVFDAEVFLDADELEPFVTWGTNPGQGVSLSDSIPDPAAIADHNDRAAAERALAYMDLAPGTPMKDIAVDAVFMGSCTNSRIEDLRAFASIIKGKKKADGVRVMVVPGSARVRIEAEAEGIDKIVTEFGAEWRFAGCSMCLGMNPDQLAPGERCASTSNRNFEGRQGKGGRTHLVSPLVAAATAIRGTLSSPADVVEEVHA, from the coding sequence GTGGGCAGGACCCTGGCAGAAAAGGTATGGGACGACCATTTGGTCGTCGAAGGTGCCGACGGCAACCCCGACCTCCTGTACATCGACCTCCACCTTCTCCACGAAGTCACCAGCCCGCAGGCGTTCGAGGGATTGCGCCTCGCCGGTCGCCCGGTGCGCCGGCCCGACCTGACGATCGCGACAGAAGACCACAACACCCCCACGCTCGACATCGACAAGCCGATTGCCGACCTCACCAGCCGTACGCAGATCGAGACCCTTCGCAACAACGCCGCCGAGTTCGGGGTGCGCCTGCACTCGCTCGGTGACATCGAGCAGGGAATCGTGCACGTCGTCGGCCCGCAGCTCGGCCTGACGATGCCGGGCATCACCGTCGTCTGCGGCGACTCGCACACCTCGACACACGGCGCCTTCGGCGCGATGGCATTCGGTATCGGCACGAGTGAGGTCGAGCACGTGCTTGCAACCCAGACCCTGCCCCTCACGCCGTTCAAGACGATGGCCATCACCGTCGAGGGAACGCTGCGCTCTGGCGTCACCGCGAAGGACATCATCCTCGCGGTCATCGCCAAGATCGGCACGGGAGGCGGCCAGGGCTACGTGCTCGAGTACCGCGGCAGCGCCATCCGCGCCCTCTCGATGGAGGGCCGCATGACGATCTGCAACATGTCGATCGAGGCCGGAGCGCGCGCGGGAATGATTGCGCCCGACCAGACGACATACGACTACCTGGAGGGGCGCCCGCACGCGCCGACCGGAGCCGACTGGCACGCCGCCGTCGCCTATTGGGAGACCCTCGCGACCGACGCGGATGCCGTGTTCGACGCCGAGGTGTTCCTCGACGCGGACGAACTCGAGCCATTCGTCACCTGGGGCACGAACCCCGGCCAGGGCGTCTCGCTCAGCGACAGCATCCCCGATCCCGCAGCGATAGCCGACCACAACGACCGCGCGGCCGCCGAACGGGCCCTCGCCTACATGGATCTGGCCCCCGGCACCCCGATGAAGGACATCGCCGTCGACGCGGTCTTCATGGGCTCCTGCACGAACAGCCGCATCGAAGACCTCCGCGCCTTCGCCTCGATCATCAAGGGCAAGAAGAAGGCCGATGGCGTTCGCGTCATGGTCGTGCCCGGATCGGCGCGCGTGCGGATCGAAGCCGAGGCGGAGGGGATCGACAAGATCGTCACCGAGTTCGGCGCCGAATGGCGTTTCGCCGGATGCTCGATGTGCCTCGGAATGAATCCCGACCAGCTCGCCCCCGGCGAGAGATGCGCCTCGACCTCGAACCGCAACTTCGAGGGGCGCCAGGGCAAGGGCGGACGCACCCACCTCGTCTCCCCACTCGTCGCCGCGGCGACCGCGATCCGCGGGACCCTCTCAAGCCCCGCCGACGTCGTCGAGGAGGTGCACGCCTGA